From one Nothobranchius furzeri strain GRZ-AD chromosome 2, NfurGRZ-RIMD1, whole genome shotgun sequence genomic stretch:
- the LOC107376810 gene encoding gastrula zinc finger protein XlCGF57.1, with translation MVMVKEEAPEEWSAVVDQLDPEQLHIKKEQDLWTSLEGEQLHLKEESDATRFPFAASCIKSEEDEEKPQFSQLHLLQIEDSVVLTNQMTAETGGGAETSRNSDLNPHKQTSDSSETELSGNDVDQDSELSDSGPETGYGDLHSNETRSTESDVKTVNKSFSFSECDEQFFHKRSHQKHNRVKSHSARRSSGVLFDTEHVREKQHVDSCRKVQTKLKSFSCVNCGQRFSVRSNLNSHMRVHTGEKPFACELCVKRFSHKHHLETHMRVHTGEKPFACELCGQKFSLKHNLNTHMRVHTGQKPFACELCGKRFSVNESLSQHMRVHTGQKPFACELCGQKFSLKQYLSRHMRVHTGQKPFACELCVKRFSQKTTLNVHMTVHTGQKHFACELCGQRFSQKNNLNRHMRVHTGEKPFACELCGQRFSQKNTLNTHMRVHTGQKPFACELCVKRFSQKATLNSHMRVHTGQKPFACELCGKKFVEKATLNKHMRVHTGHTGM, from the coding sequence ATGGtgatggttaaagaagaagctccagaAGAATGGAGTGCTGTTGTAGACCAGCTGGACCCAGAACAACTCCACATAAAGAAGGAACAGGatctctggaccagtctggagggagagcagctCCATTTGAAGGAGGAGAGTGATGCTACCAGATTTCCATTTGCTGCATCTTGTATAAAGAGTGAGgaggatgaagagaaacctcagttctcacagcttcatctgCTTCAAATAGAAGACAGCGTTGTTCTAACCAATcagatgacagcagaaactggtggaggagcagaaactagcaggaACTCAGATCTCAACCCTCATAAACAGACAtcagattcttcagagactgaactaAGTGGCAATGATGTGGATCAAGACTCTGAACTGTCAgactctgggcctgaaactggaTATGGAGACTTGCATAGTAATGAGACCAGGTCTACTGAGTCAGATGTTAAGACTGTCAACAAATCCTTTAGCTTCTCTGAGTGTGATGAACAGTTTTTTCATAAGCGGTCTCACCAGAAACATAACAGAGTCAAAAGTCATTCAGCAAGGAGGTCTTCAGGCGTTTTGTTTGATACGGAACATGTGAGAGAGAAGCAACATGTTGATTCATGCAGAAAAGTCCAGACcaaactaaaatcatttagttgtgtcaactgtggacaaagatttagtgtaaGGTCAAATTTAAactcacacatgagagtccacacaggagagaagccttttgcttgtgagctctgtgtaaaaagatttagtcACAAGCATCATTTAgaaacacacatgagagtccacacaggagagaagccttttgcttgtgagctctgtggacaaaaatttagccTAAAGcacaatttaaacacacacatgagagtccacacaggacagaaaccctttgcgtgtgagctctgtggaaaaagatttagtgtAAATGAAAGTTTAAgccaacacatgagagtccacacaggacagaaaccctttgcgtgtgagctctgtggacaaaaatttagccTAAAGCAATATTTAAGCaggcacatgagagtccacacaggacagaagccttttgcttgtgagctctgtgtaaaaagatttagccaaaagacgacTTTAAACGTTCACAtgacagtccacacaggacagaagcattttgcttgtgagctctgtggacaaagatttagtcaaaagaataatttaaatagacacatgagagttcacacaggagagaagccttttgcttgtgagctctgtggacaaagatttagtcaaaagaacacgttaaacacacacatgagagtccacacaggacagaaaccctttgcgtgtgagctctgtgtaaaaagatttagccaaaaggcaactttaaacagtcacatgagagtccacacaggacagaagccttttgcttgtgagctctgtggaaaaaagtTTGTTGAAAAGGCAacattaaacaaacacatgagagtccacacaggacacacaGGCATGTGA